A stretch of Arachis hypogaea cultivar Tifrunner chromosome 15, arahy.Tifrunner.gnm2.J5K5, whole genome shotgun sequence DNA encodes these proteins:
- the LOC112750742 gene encoding probable pectate lyase 3: MAKVYNLFLSLCLAAMIPAFQANIFENTTYAKQHINLVDNQYWKERAIIARKLSEEAYFPDPHALSRNFSSIITEDIGGSKHVRRNLNGQRAGVTCEATNNIDRCWRCDPNWADNRQKLVNCVQGFGRNTTGGKGGPIYIVTSPADNDMVNPKPGTLRHAVTRDGPLWIIFAHSMNIRLNQELMVSSNKTIDGRGVDIYITKGAGITLQYVNNVIIHGIKIHDIVPGTGGLIRDSESHFGFRTRSDGDGISIFGASNIWIDHVSMRKCSDGLIDAIMGSTAITISNSHFTDHNDVMLFGANDQHTIDKVMQITLVFNHFGKRLIQRMPRCRFGFVHVVNNDYTHWEMYAIGGSSKPTIISEGNRFVAPDNNNAKEVTKRVTNDDWKNWQWRSINDEFVNGAFFVQSGPELVKRPFSSKDMIAGKDGSYVQRLTSFAGSLKCRVGQPC, translated from the exons ATGGCAAAGGTGTACAACTTGTTCCTTTCTTTGTGTTTGGCTGCCATGATACCAGCCTTCCAAGCCAATATCTTTGAGAATACTACATATGCGAAACAACATATCAACTTGGTTGATAATCAATACTGGAAAGAAAGGGCAATAATTGCTAGGAAGCTTAGCGAAGAAGCATATTTTCCTGATCCACatg CACTTTCTAGAAACTTCTCATCTATTATTACTGA AGACATAGGTGGTAGCAAGCATGTAAGAAGGAACTTGAATGGTCAAAGGGCAGGAGTTACATGTGAGGCAACCAATAACATTGACAGATGTTGGAGGTGTGACCCCAATTGGGCAGATAATCGCCAAAAACTTGTAAATTGTGTTCAAGGTTTTGGAAGAAATACTACTGGAGGAAAGGGAGGTCCAATCTACATTGTTACTAGTCCTGCTGACAATGACATGGTTAATCCAAAACCAGGTACCCTTCGCCATGCAGTCACAAGAGATGGACCTTTGTGGATTATCTTTGCTCATAGCATGAATATTAGACTCAACCAAGAGCTCATGGTGTCTAGTAACAAGACCATCGACGGAAGAGGAGTTGATATCTACATTACTAAGGGTGCAGGCATCACCCTCCAATACGTCAATAATGTCATCATCCATGGAATCAAGATTCATGATATTGTTCCGGGCACCGGTGGACTTATTAGAGATTCTGAGAGTCATTTTGGATTTAGGACACGCAGTGATGGTGATGGAATCTCCATCTTTGGTGCCAGTAATATTTGGATTGACCATGTTTCCATGAGAAAATGCTCTGATGGTCTTATTGACGCCATTATGGGATCCACGGCTATTACCATCTCTAATAGTCATTTCACAGACCATAATGAT GTGATGCTCTTTGGTGCCAATGACCAACACACAATTGATAAGGTGATGCAAATCACCCTAGTTTTCAACCACTTTGGCAAGAGATTAATCCAAAGAATGCCAAGGTGCAGATTTGGATTTGTTCATGTTGTCAACAACGATTATACTCATTGGGAAATGTATGCCATTGGTGGTAGCAGTAAGCCTACAATTATTAGTGAAGGAAATCGGTTCGTGGCTCCTGATAATAACAATGCTAAAGAG GTCACGAAGAGAGTAACCAATGATGATTGGAAGAATTGGCAATGGAGATCAATCAACGATGAGTTTGTTAATGGAGCATTTTTCGTACAATCTGGACCTGAACTAGTAAAGAGGCCATTCTCAAGCAAGGACATGATTGCAGGAAAGGATGGTTCATACGTGCAAAGACTTACTTCCTTTGCTGGCTCCCTTAAATGTAGAGTTGGTCAACCTTGCTAG